In Zingiber officinale cultivar Zhangliang chromosome 3B, Zo_v1.1, whole genome shotgun sequence, a single window of DNA contains:
- the LOC121968271 gene encoding uncharacterized protein LOC121968271 has product MADHDNTPCEPPAVRRHRRRRRSSIGCRRNDVQQQDGSAEDRLTSLPEDLLFCVLSFLPIKQCVALSALCSDFRRRLPSLIPRLDTFSLYVVGDVIPQQHTFPRALIRQCHIRFSDITYLSKRPERLLVKDLVESGVQDLTLECSNEHWTNTNFRRNCRFLGIRSLRSLSLHRITVRHRLPIACTLLTFLKMEYCSLLDHDFLFALLASCPFLETLHFLCCHNLYMNKLSIHSASIKHLVVLYKTLIFPPIDVHCPKLESFTVNTTALRIEAPKVRNASLLLSLNPLADPPNALMKLLGTPPFRTAAFRTTDVCLMLKLNSSTITNILTAENEFDRFIYPEIKEDVLIFNFDFNLKDQSSSMILSQLLLQVYNDYNSEFDIQENSTHIQSTNETTRVDHLLHGCTDVELIKLQMRMPEKTFEGFLSNPEKMEELKQVGLQKLRSHTSREQFTDILASNEPLVQVSSSITNCIEMKF; this is encoded by the exons ATGGCGGACCACGACAACACCCCGTGTGAGCCGCCTGCGGTCCGTCGCCATCGCCGTCGCCGCCGCAGCTCAATTGGATGCCGCCGTAATGATGTGCAGCAGCAGGATGGCTCAGCGGAGGACCGCCTCACTTCCCTCCCCGAAGACCTCCTCTTCTGCGTCCTCTCCTTCCTCCCCATCAAGCAGTGCGTCGCCCTCTCGGCCCTCTGCTCCGACTTCCGCCGCCGCCTCCCTTCCCTCATACCCCGACTCGACACCTTCAGCCTTTACGTCGTCGGCGATGTCATCCCCCAACAGCACACCTTCCCCCGCGCCCTGATCCGCCAATGCCACATCCGCTTCTCCGACATCACATATTTATCCAAACGCCCCGAGCGGCTGCTCGTCAAGGATCTCGTCGAGTCGGGCGTCCAAGATCTCACCCTCGAATGCTCCAACGAGCATTGGACTAATACCAACTTCAGGAGAAATTGCAGGTTCTTGGGCATCAGGTCGCTGAGGAGTCTCTCCTTGCACAGAATCACGGTCCGCCACCGTCTGCCAATTGCCTGCACCCTTCTCACCTTCCTCAAAATGGAATATTGCAGCCTTCTCGACCATGATTTCCTGTTCGCCTTGCTCGCCTCCTGCCCTTTCCTCGAGACTCTGCATTTCTTGTGTTGCCACAACTTATACATGAACAAACTAAGCATCCACTCCGCCTCCATCAAGCATCTAGTCGTATTATACAAGACTCTCATCTTCCCCCCCATCGACGTCCACTGCCCAAAGCTTGAGTCGTTCACCGTCAACACCACTGCGCTGCGCATTGAAGCGCCCAAGGTCCGGAACGCGTCATTACTTCTTAGCCTCAATCCACTTGCAGATCCTCCAAATGCATTGATGAAGCTTCTCGGAACTCCTCCTTTTCGAACAGCTGCTTTTCGAACGACAGACGTTTGTCTCATGCTGAAGCTGAATTCTAGCACAATCACAAAC ATATTAACAGCAGAAAACGAATTTGATAGATTTATTTATCCGGAAATCAAAGAGGACGTCCTGATCTTCAACTTTGACTTCAATCTGAAAGATCAATCATCATCAATGATATTATCCCAACTGCTGCTCCAGGTGTACAATGACTACAATTCTGAGTTTGATATACAGGAAAATTCTACTCATATACAGAGCACCAATGAAACAACAAGGGTCGATCACTTGCTTCATGGCTGTACCGACGTAGAGCTAATTAAATTACAAATGAGAATGCCCGAGAAGACGTTTGAAGGGTTTCTCTCGAATCCGGAGAAGATGGAGGAATTAAAGCAAGTGGGATTGCAAAAGCTGAGAAGTCACACCAGCAGAGAGCAGTTCACTGATATATTAGCATCTAATGAGCCCCTAGTCCAAGTATCCTCGAGTATCACTAACTGCATTGAAATGAAATTTTAG